A single window of Solanum dulcamara chromosome 5, daSolDulc1.2, whole genome shotgun sequence DNA harbors:
- the LOC129889015 gene encoding 3-oxoacyl-[acyl-carrier-protein] synthase I, chloroplastic-like gives MQAIQSSSLRPSPVDPFLKTIPQFTNVKPLRPKRIIPFISASSTTVSAPTREKDPKKRVVITGMGLVSVFGNDVDAYYDKLLAGESGVTLIDRFDASKFPTRFGGQIRGFKADGYIDGKNDRRLDDCLRYCIVAGKKALENADLGSDRDKKVDKERAGVLVGTGMGGLTVFSDGVQALIEKGHRKITPFFIPYAITNMGSALLAIDVGFMGPNYSISTACATSNYCFYAAANHIRRGEADLMIAGGTEAAIIPIGLGGFVACRALSQRNDDPQTASRPWDKDRDGFVMGEGAGVLVMESLEHAMKRGAPIIAEYLGGAVNCDAHHMTDPRADGLGVSSCILSSLEDAGVSPEEVNYINAHATSTIVGDLAEVNAIKKVFKNTSEIKMNATKSMIGHCLGAAGGLEAIATVKAITTGWLHPSINQFNTEPSVEFDTVPNKKQQHEINVAISNSFGFGGHNSVVVFSEFKP, from the exons ATGCAAGCTATCCAATCTTCATCTCTCCGGCCATCTCCGGTGGACCCATTTCTCAAAACGATACCCCAATTCACCAATGTAAAGCCATTGAGACCCAAAAGAATCATCCCTTTTATATCAGCTTCATCCACTACAGTTTCAGCTCCTACTCGGGAAAAAGACCCAAAGAAGCGTGTTGTTATAACTGGGATGGGTCTTGTTTCTGTGTTTGGGAACGATGTTGATGCTTATTATGATAAGTTATTGGCTGGTGAAAGTGGGGTTACTCTAATTGATCGATTTGATGCTTCTAAATTCCCTACTAGATTTGGTGGACAAATTAGAGGTTTTAAAGCTGATGGTTATATTGATGGTAAGAATGATAGAAGACTTGATGATTGTCTCAGATATTGCATTGTTGCTGGGAAAAAAGCTCTGGAAAATGCGGATCTTGGTAGCGACAGAGATAAAAAG GTCGATAAGGAGCGAGCTGGTGTTTTGGTAGGAACAGGAATGGGTGGTCTTACAGTTTTTTCAGATGGCGTCCAAGCCTTAATCGAAAAGGGCCACAGGAAAATTACTCCATTTTTCATACCATATGCCATAACAAATATGGGTTCGGCATTGCTTGCAATTGATGTTGGTTTCATGGGACCGAACTACTCAATTTCAACTGCTTGTGCTACCTCCAACTACTGTTTCTATGCTGCTGCAAATCACATTCGTCGAGGTGAAGCTGATTTAATGATAGCTGGTGGAACTGAAGCTGCCATAATTCCTATTGGGTTGGGAGGTTTTGTGGCATGCAGAGCTTTGTCTCAAAGAAATGATGATCCACAAACTGCTTCTAGACCGTGGGACAAAGATAGAGACGGCTTTGTTATGGGAGAGGGAGCTGGAGTGTTG GTGATGGAAAGTTTGGAGCATGCAATGAAACGAGGAGCACCCATAATTGCAGAATACTTGGGTGGTGCAGTAAATTGTGATGCTCATCACATGACTGACCCCAGAGCTGATGGACTTGGTGTTTCTTCATGTATCCTTAGTAGCCTTGAAGATGCTGGAGTGTCACCAGAAGAG GTTAATTACATAAATGCTCATGCAACTTCCACAATAGTTGGTGATCTAGCTGAGGTAAACGCTATTAAGAAGGTATTCAAGAACACTTCAGAGATCAAAATGAATGCAACCAAG TCCATGATAGGCCATTGCCTGGGTGCTGCTGGTGGCCTGGAAGCTATTGCAACAGTTAAAGCCATTACAACTGGCTGGCTGCATCCTTCCATTAACCAATTT AACACTGAGCCTTCAGTTGAATTCGATACCGTTCCAAACAAGAAACAGCAGCACGAGATCAATGTTG CAATCTCAAATTCATTTGGTTTTGGTGGTCACAACTCTGTTGTCGTGTTTTCTGAATTCAAGCCCTGA
- the LOC129889016 gene encoding 60S ribosomal protein L18a-like: protein MVTFKFHQYQVVGRALPSENDVHPKIYRMKLWATNEVRAKSKFWYFLRKLKKVKKSNGQMLAINEIFEKYPTKIKNYGIWLRYQSRTGYHNMYKEYRDTTLNGGVEQMYTEMASRHRVRHHCIQIIKTATIPAKLCKRESTKQFHDSKIKFPLVLKKVRPPTRKLKTTYKATKPNLFM, encoded by the exons ATGGTGACCTTCAAA ttccATCAATACCAGGTTGTAGGGAGAGCTCTACCGTCAGAAAACGATGTGCACCCAAAGATTTACCGTATGAAACTTTGGGCTACAAATGAGGTCCGTGCTAAGTCCAAGTTCTG GTACTTCTTGAGGAAGCTAAAGAAGGTGAAGAAGAGCAATGGTCAGATGCTAGCTATTAATGAG ATTTTTGAGAAGTACCCaacaaaaatcaagaattatgGTATTTGGCTGCGTTACCAAAGTAGGACAGGGTATCACAACATGTACAAGGAGTACCGTGATACCACATTGAATGGTGGTGTGGAACAGATGTACACTGAGATGGCTTCTCGGCACAGGGTCCGCCATCACTGCATCCAGATCATCAAGACAGCCACTATTCCTGCTAAGCTCTGCAAGCGGGAGAGCACAAAGCAGTTCCATGACTCCAAAATCAAGTTCCCATTGGTGTTGAAGAAAGTCAGGCCACCTACCAGGAAACTCAAGACGACCTACAAGGCCACCAAACCTAACTTGTTTATGTAA